One window from the genome of Pirellulales bacterium encodes:
- a CDS encoding DUF1990 domain-containing protein — MAIDLTHECMPKLRKPTEDGIRRFLARQAVADFSYRELQCTRDTAPAGWYCDRYRGHLGNGTDTFARARKAVVAWSMFRLGWVEAHPAASAITPGANVAVLVRACGAWWLNGARIVYVHDSPSDDRQFGFAYGTLQDHAECGEERFWVVRDHDDQVWFELTAMSNPAKWFVRAALPLVRRLQRCFAADAQRAMQRAVGGA, encoded by the coding sequence ATGGCCATCGACCTGACGCACGAGTGCATGCCAAAACTACGTAAACCGACTGAAGACGGCATTCGCCGTTTCCTAGCGCGGCAAGCGGTTGCCGATTTTTCGTACCGCGAACTGCAATGCACGCGCGACACGGCACCAGCCGGCTGGTACTGCGATCGCTATCGCGGGCATCTGGGGAACGGTACGGATACGTTTGCGCGCGCCCGCAAGGCCGTTGTGGCGTGGTCGATGTTTCGGCTCGGCTGGGTCGAAGCACATCCCGCCGCCTCGGCCATCACACCGGGGGCGAATGTGGCGGTACTCGTTCGCGCCTGCGGTGCGTGGTGGCTCAACGGGGCCAGGATCGTATACGTGCATGACTCGCCGTCTGACGATCGACAGTTTGGTTTTGCTTACGGCACGTTGCAGGATCATGCAGAGTGCGGCGAAGAACGCTTCTGGGTTGTGCGCGATCACGACGACCAGGTGTGGTTCGAGCTGACGGCGATGTCGAACCCTGCGAAATGGTTCGTGCGCGCCGCCCTTCCCCTGGTGCGCAGGTTGCAACGTTGTTTCGCAGCCGATGCCCAAAGGGCGATGCAAAGAGCGGTGGGAGGGGCCTAG
- a CDS encoding squalene--hopene cyclase encodes MADSESLPMQGPPQHVTPLRAPAGPPPIPDAPSPPVSGTRPAPPSFSAQDRSTAASSPPEPPPSWLTVPNVTDQVRGAAARQPPSSPPAGQPAQFQRPVTGSAVPTIPGGKPVPMATVAGAAQVPRAQPVGSRPPAVIPQGRRTEPAADESLEERAYKAAPPWLISALVHMLLLIILGLIFAAPRMRLGRDTLELDAIYADRLGDQVLDDTVYSGKTAPDHANKMMITPTDLAAVDDPFAAPKQPDVALDGTAAAMDLRAPTIGLALSGRQEGMRQSLLGAYGGNKLSEGAVQEGLAFLARQQRNDGSWSLKGPYRDGAYNENVEAATAMALLAFQGHGNTHKNGTYKKNVEAGIKHLLNVQGPDGNFYQGSRGNEWLYTQGQCSIVICELYGMTKDSHLRLPAEKAIKFCIEAQDALGGWRYRPKMDSDTSVTGWIVMALQSARMAGLDVPKETLDRVSGYLDKVTTDGSLYAYQITHQPDHVMTAEALLCRQYLGWNQYDPKLVAGVDYIGSHLPNWLDRDVYYWYYGTQVMHHMGGAHWKRWNDSLRDMLVEHQEKSGPDKGSWDPKGKSPDAWAVRDQGGRLYVTCLSLYMLEVYYRHLPIYSSGAANIER; translated from the coding sequence ATGGCGGATTCGGAATCCTTGCCGATGCAAGGTCCGCCCCAGCACGTGACGCCCTTGCGCGCGCCGGCCGGGCCGCCGCCCATTCCCGATGCTCCGTCCCCGCCTGTATCAGGTACACGTCCAGCGCCGCCGTCGTTCAGCGCTCAGGACCGGTCGACGGCAGCAAGTTCGCCCCCCGAACCGCCTCCGTCATGGCTTACCGTCCCGAACGTGACCGACCAGGTACGCGGCGCCGCGGCGCGGCAGCCGCCATCGTCGCCGCCTGCTGGGCAACCGGCGCAGTTCCAACGACCGGTAACGGGCTCTGCGGTACCAACGATCCCTGGCGGCAAGCCAGTGCCGATGGCCACCGTGGCTGGCGCCGCACAAGTGCCCCGCGCTCAACCGGTCGGTTCGCGGCCGCCGGCCGTGATTCCGCAGGGCCGGCGCACCGAACCGGCCGCCGACGAATCGTTGGAAGAGCGCGCCTACAAAGCCGCGCCCCCGTGGCTGATCAGTGCGCTGGTACACATGCTGCTACTGATCATTCTCGGGCTGATTTTCGCCGCGCCGCGCATGCGGCTGGGACGTGACACGCTGGAACTCGATGCGATTTACGCCGATCGACTGGGCGATCAGGTGCTCGACGACACCGTTTACTCGGGCAAGACCGCGCCGGATCATGCTAACAAGATGATGATCACGCCCACGGACCTGGCGGCGGTCGACGATCCTTTCGCGGCTCCCAAGCAGCCGGATGTGGCGCTCGATGGCACCGCGGCGGCCATGGATCTGCGGGCGCCGACGATTGGGTTGGCGCTTTCTGGCCGGCAAGAAGGAATGCGGCAATCACTTCTCGGCGCGTACGGCGGCAACAAGCTCAGCGAAGGGGCGGTGCAGGAAGGGCTGGCTTTCCTCGCTCGTCAGCAACGCAACGATGGCTCGTGGAGTTTGAAGGGCCCGTATCGTGACGGCGCCTACAACGAAAACGTCGAGGCCGCCACGGCCATGGCGTTGTTGGCGTTTCAAGGGCATGGAAATACCCACAAAAACGGAACCTATAAGAAGAACGTCGAAGCAGGTATCAAGCATCTGCTGAACGTTCAAGGCCCTGACGGCAACTTCTATCAGGGAAGCCGCGGCAACGAATGGCTGTACACGCAAGGGCAATGCTCGATCGTGATCTGCGAACTGTACGGCATGACGAAGGATTCGCATCTGCGCCTGCCGGCCGAAAAAGCGATCAAGTTCTGTATCGAAGCCCAGGATGCCCTGGGTGGCTGGCGTTATCGCCCGAAGATGGACAGTGACACATCCGTGACCGGCTGGATCGTCATGGCGCTGCAAAGCGCGCGGATGGCCGGCCTCGACGTGCCCAAAGAGACGCTCGACCGTGTCAGCGGTTATCTCGACAAGGTGACGACCGATGGCAGCCTGTACGCTTATCAGATCACTCACCAGCCGGATCATGTCATGACCGCCGAGGCGCTATTGTGCCGGCAATATCTCGGCTGGAACCAATACGACCCGAAACTGGTCGCCGGCGTGGATTACATCGGCAGCCATCTACCGAATTGGCTCGATCGCGACGTCTACTATTGGTACTACGGCACGCAAGTCATGCACCACATGGGAGGCGCGCACTGGAAACGTTGGAATGATTCGTTGCGCGACATGCTGGTCGAGCATCAAGAGAAGAGTGGGCCTGACAAGGGAAGCTGGGACCCGAAAGGCAAAAGCCCCGACGCCTGGGCCGTGCGCGATCAAGGGGGGCGGCTGTACGTAACTTGCCTGTCGCTATACATGCTCGAGGTCTATTACCGCCACCTGCCGATCTACAGCAGTGGCGCGGCGAACATCGAACGATAG
- a CDS encoding heparan-alpha-glucosaminide N-acetyltransferase domain-containing protein translates to MSTAPAPKARLASLDQFRGYTVVGMVFVNFVGAYVAIPLILKHRNTYCSYADTIMPQFFFAVGFAFRLTFGRRATSDGLFSAYGHVVKRLLGLALVAMIVERVHSPAANWEQLTQLGLWEILGTPITKGWFGSPLMHIAATSLWITPVIRARASVRVVYMLLSVALQFVLSHWFYFDWVYHNGVDGGPLGFLTWSIPTIVGTLACDTVMSGTGWGRVTRMFAWGAILMAVGYGLSSLTTLYDVPEHRVDELKGQETATDAVIPDGERWREWSWQWAEPPFVPPPREDLRKHNYWMMSQRAATPSYHTFAAGFALVVYALFYIVCDVLGWQLGLFRTFGSNALLAWIVHNLVGNAVEPFVPRDSPLWYVSAAFLLYFGVIYLVVRTMEKNNIFLKL, encoded by the coding sequence ATGTCCACTGCTCCCGCCCCCAAAGCACGGCTTGCTTCGCTCGATCAATTTCGCGGGTACACCGTCGTCGGCATGGTGTTCGTGAATTTTGTCGGCGCGTATGTGGCGATTCCGCTGATCCTGAAGCATCGCAATACGTATTGCAGCTATGCCGATACGATCATGCCGCAATTCTTCTTTGCGGTGGGCTTTGCGTTTCGGCTGACCTTCGGACGCCGAGCTACGAGCGACGGACTATTTTCGGCCTACGGGCATGTGGTAAAGCGATTACTGGGTCTGGCTCTGGTTGCAATGATCGTCGAACGCGTGCATTCACCGGCGGCGAATTGGGAGCAGCTGACGCAACTGGGCTTGTGGGAGATTCTTGGCACTCCGATTACCAAAGGATGGTTCGGCAGTCCGCTGATGCATATTGCCGCCACCAGTTTATGGATCACGCCCGTGATCCGGGCTCGCGCGAGCGTGCGCGTGGTCTACATGTTGCTGTCGGTTGCGCTGCAATTTGTCTTATCGCATTGGTTCTATTTCGATTGGGTTTACCATAACGGTGTCGATGGCGGTCCGTTGGGATTTCTTACCTGGTCGATTCCCACAATCGTCGGCACTCTGGCCTGCGACACCGTGATGTCGGGTACGGGCTGGGGACGCGTGACGCGGATGTTCGCCTGGGGCGCGATTCTGATGGCGGTCGGTTACGGGCTTTCGTCGTTGACGACGCTGTACGACGTGCCGGAACATCGCGTTGATGAGTTAAAGGGGCAAGAGACCGCGACCGATGCAGTCATCCCCGACGGGGAGCGCTGGCGCGAATGGTCATGGCAGTGGGCTGAACCGCCGTTCGTGCCGCCGCCGCGCGAAGACCTGCGCAAGCACAACTACTGGATGATGAGCCAACGCGCCGCCACACCGTCTTATCACACGTTCGCTGCCGGATTTGCGCTCGTAGTTTACGCGCTGTTCTATATCGTATGCGACGTCTTGGGGTGGCAGCTCGGGCTGTTCCGTACGTTTGGCTCGAACGCGCTTTTGGCGTGGATCGTCCACAACCTGGTAGGAAATGCCGTCGAACCGTTCGTCCCGCGCGATTCGCCCCTGTGGTATGTGTCGGCGGCGTTCTTGCTCTATTTCGGCGTTATCTATCTGGTCGTGCGCACGATGGAAAAGAACAATATTTTTCTGAAGCTGTGA
- a CDS encoding Gfo/Idh/MocA family oxidoreductase, with translation MDNSSDVSRRGFLKVGATGAAVAAASTIAAPAPARAAGANDRIRLGFIGPGGRGFGAHIRTLNKLRKDGANIDLVAVSDVYTKNQERATGFIEKETGIKATLYEDYHDMLADKNVDAVCIATPDHWHAKQSIDAMRAGKHVYCEKPMTHTIQEAMDVVDAWRETGRVMQVGVQSTSLPIWDRCRELIDEGKLGKVLQFQTEFFRNSDTGQWRKYGLTKEQTPQTINWRRFLGVDEGLAPDMPFDRAVFAQWRCYWPFGSGMYTDLFVHRTTAMLKGTGLRYPGRVVGAGGIFLEYDGRDVPDVATVVADYNEGAQAIITATMCSDATPIQQLIRGHHGSFVFGNGEEFTGFDFIPERPQVTRDSKLQKERIEVGPAGDTTYAHFKNFLAAVADENPALCNNQPDLGAAAIVTVNLGSRSYREGKAFFFDPQAKRETLADESWAARWEKMSKDRAHPVHVPGWKAGDYGSLLRPPEHMNLAGPWIDGKPPEDQPPKGAG, from the coding sequence GTGGATAACTCATCAGACGTTTCGCGTCGTGGTTTCTTGAAAGTCGGCGCCACGGGCGCGGCCGTAGCCGCGGCCAGCACCATCGCTGCGCCTGCGCCGGCACGGGCAGCCGGAGCCAATGATCGCATTCGCTTGGGCTTCATCGGGCCGGGAGGTCGCGGTTTCGGCGCGCACATCCGAACGCTCAACAAGCTGCGCAAAGACGGCGCCAACATCGACCTGGTCGCTGTCTCGGACGTCTATACCAAGAATCAAGAGCGTGCCACGGGCTTCATCGAGAAGGAAACCGGGATCAAAGCCACGTTGTACGAAGATTACCACGACATGCTGGCCGACAAGAATGTCGACGCCGTGTGCATCGCCACACCCGACCATTGGCACGCCAAACAATCGATCGACGCCATGCGGGCCGGTAAGCATGTCTATTGTGAAAAGCCGATGACGCACACCATTCAGGAGGCGATGGACGTCGTCGACGCATGGCGTGAGACCGGCCGCGTGATGCAGGTGGGCGTGCAATCGACCAGCTTGCCGATCTGGGATCGCTGTCGCGAACTGATCGACGAAGGAAAGCTCGGCAAAGTGCTGCAGTTCCAGACCGAGTTCTTTCGTAATTCCGATACCGGACAGTGGCGCAAATATGGGCTGACCAAGGAACAGACCCCGCAAACGATCAACTGGCGCCGCTTTCTGGGCGTCGACGAGGGACTAGCCCCCGACATGCCATTCGACCGCGCCGTGTTTGCTCAGTGGCGCTGCTATTGGCCCTTTGGTTCGGGTATGTACACAGATTTGTTTGTCCATCGCACGACTGCGATGCTGAAGGGGACCGGCCTGCGGTATCCGGGGCGCGTGGTCGGCGCAGGCGGAATCTTTCTCGAGTACGACGGACGTGATGTGCCGGACGTGGCCACCGTAGTCGCGGACTACAACGAGGGAGCCCAGGCGATCATTACGGCCACGATGTGTAGCGACGCCACGCCGATTCAGCAATTGATCCGCGGCCATCACGGTTCGTTTGTCTTTGGCAACGGCGAGGAATTCACCGGCTTCGACTTCATCCCCGAGCGACCGCAAGTCACGCGCGACAGCAAGTTGCAAAAGGAACGGATCGAGGTCGGCCCGGCCGGCGATACGACCTACGCGCATTTCAAGAATTTCCTGGCCGCGGTGGCCGATGAAAATCCGGCACTTTGTAACAACCAACCCGACCTGGGCGCCGCGGCCATCGTGACCGTGAATCTGGGCTCGCGTAGTTATCGCGAAGGGAAGGCGTTTTTCTTCGACCCGCAGGCAAAACGCGAAACGCTGGCGGACGAAAGCTGGGCCGCGCGTTGGGAGAAGATGTCGAAAGACCGTGCCCATCCGGTGCATGTTCCAGGCTGGAAGGCCGGCGATTACGGCAGCCTGTTGCGACCGCCCGAGCACATGAATCTGGCCGGTCCCTGGATCGACGGCAAACCGCCCGAAGATCAACCGCCGAAGGGTGCAGGTTGA
- a CDS encoding FGGY-family carbohydrate kinase — translation MPRSDRRQFVVAIDLGSSGPKVALVADNGEMVAHARERVETFFLPGGGAEQDPADWWRACTDGVRQVLKTAQPAVEDVIGITCTGQWSVTVPVDRDGKPLMRAVHWMDSRGAPYTRAVTGGLIKVAGYGARKLARWLSRTGGVPTHSGNDALAHVLFIKHGCPEVYRQTHALLEPSDYLGMRLTGRMAATQATIFPYLLTDNRDLAKVDYDPRLLAWSDVDRAKMPDLVPVTSVLGTILPTVADEWGLGRHVQVVVGCGDTSAAAVGSGAVHDFDGHLCIGTSSWLTCHIPFKKTSIGSYMGTMPAAIPGRNLIVAEQGPAGKCLELFVERWFFANDENLQPAPGFDRYQHALQLAAQAPAGSDGLIFLPWVNGAGPPTGDAFMRGGFLNQTLRTGRAEALRAVLEGVAYNLNWLLAAQEKFIGRRYAELKFSGGGAQSDLWCQILADVFDRPIRQIDQPNHAIVRGAAYLALIALGRLQIDEVPSIVKSNKTFKPRLENRAVYDRMVGEFVQAYRANKSLFRRLNGPT, via the coding sequence GTGCCCCGTAGCGACCGGCGTCAATTTGTCGTGGCGATCGATCTTGGCTCAAGCGGTCCCAAGGTCGCCTTGGTGGCAGACAACGGAGAAATGGTCGCCCACGCGCGCGAGCGAGTCGAGACATTTTTTCTTCCCGGTGGCGGGGCCGAACAGGATCCGGCCGATTGGTGGCGCGCCTGTACCGATGGCGTTCGCCAGGTTCTAAAGACCGCGCAACCGGCGGTTGAAGATGTGATCGGCATTACCTGCACAGGTCAGTGGTCGGTCACCGTGCCGGTGGATCGGGACGGAAAACCTCTGATGCGGGCCGTGCATTGGATGGACTCGCGCGGCGCCCCGTATACGCGCGCCGTGACCGGCGGTTTGATCAAGGTGGCCGGCTATGGAGCGCGCAAGCTTGCGCGCTGGCTGAGCCGCACTGGCGGCGTGCCTACACATTCCGGCAATGACGCGCTCGCGCATGTGCTCTTCATCAAACACGGCTGCCCGGAAGTTTATCGACAGACCCACGCCCTGCTCGAGCCAAGTGATTATCTCGGCATGCGTTTAACAGGTCGCATGGCGGCGACGCAAGCCACGATTTTTCCTTACTTGCTGACCGACAATCGCGACTTAGCCAAGGTCGATTACGATCCGCGCCTGTTGGCGTGGAGTGATGTCGATCGCGCAAAGATGCCGGACCTCGTGCCCGTCACCTCGGTGCTCGGAACAATTCTTCCGACCGTGGCGGACGAATGGGGGCTTGGTCGGCATGTGCAGGTCGTCGTTGGTTGCGGCGATACCTCGGCCGCGGCGGTGGGCTCGGGTGCTGTGCATGATTTCGACGGCCATCTGTGCATTGGCACGTCTTCGTGGCTGACATGCCACATTCCGTTCAAGAAGACCAGCATCGGCTCTTACATGGGGACGATGCCGGCCGCGATTCCTGGACGGAACCTGATCGTGGCCGAGCAGGGGCCGGCCGGAAAATGCCTGGAACTGTTCGTCGAGCGTTGGTTTTTCGCCAATGACGAAAACCTGCAGCCTGCGCCGGGCTTCGATCGTTACCAGCATGCGTTACAGTTGGCCGCGCAGGCGCCGGCCGGTAGCGACGGACTGATTTTCCTGCCGTGGGTTAATGGCGCAGGCCCACCGACGGGGGATGCCTTCATGCGTGGCGGATTCTTGAATCAAACGCTGCGCACCGGCCGGGCCGAGGCCTTGCGTGCGGTGCTCGAAGGGGTGGCGTACAATCTCAACTGGCTGCTGGCGGCACAAGAGAAATTCATCGGACGACGCTATGCCGAGTTGAAGTTCAGCGGCGGCGGCGCCCAGTCCGACTTGTGGTGCCAGATTCTGGCCGACGTGTTCGATCGCCCCATTCGTCAGATCGACCAGCCGAATCACGCCATCGTGCGTGGCGCGGCCTACCTGGCCCTGATTGCGTTGGGGCGATTGCAGATCGACGAAGTTCCGAGCATCGTGAAGTCCAACAAGACGTTCAAACCGCGATTGGAAAACCGTGCCGTTTACGACCGTATGGTCGGAGAATTTGTGCA
- a CDS encoding endonuclease/exonuclease/phosphatase family protein has protein sequence MPRKFLSLVITAAAIGCGVWFQRNFEVHGLDQVTITRRGAAAAGGDGIAADVQPTSNVPPADHAAGTIRIASFNIQVFGESKLAKPQVMQILAQVIRRFDVVAIQEVRATTQDVMPRFLQLINAEGASYDFVIGPRLGRTSSKEQYAIIYNRASIEPVPGSMYTVDDPDDRLHREPMVCGFTVRGPAPGQAFTFSLIDIHTDPDEVASEMNALDDVFRAVRDDGRREDDVILLGDLNTDDGHLGELGKMPYLVTAISKTPSNTRGNKLYDNIIFDRRATTEYTGRSGVLNLMREYQLSLQDALEVSDHFPVWAEFSVYEGGQRGGPVASAPGGERSR, from the coding sequence GTGCCGCGCAAGTTTCTATCCTTAGTGATTACGGCCGCGGCGATCGGCTGCGGCGTTTGGTTTCAGCGCAATTTCGAGGTGCATGGCCTCGACCAGGTCACGATCACGCGGCGCGGCGCGGCCGCGGCTGGTGGCGATGGGATTGCTGCCGACGTGCAGCCGACCTCGAATGTTCCGCCGGCGGATCACGCGGCGGGCACGATCCGCATCGCGTCGTTCAATATCCAGGTTTTCGGCGAAAGCAAGCTGGCTAAGCCGCAGGTGATGCAGATCCTGGCCCAGGTTATTCGCCGCTTTGACGTCGTGGCGATTCAGGAAGTCCGCGCCACGACCCAGGACGTCATGCCGCGCTTCTTGCAGTTGATCAACGCCGAGGGGGCCAGCTACGACTTCGTCATCGGCCCGCGCCTGGGAAGAACTTCGAGCAAGGAACAGTACGCCATTATCTACAATCGGGCCAGCATCGAACCGGTGCCCGGCAGCATGTACACCGTGGATGATCCGGATGATCGGCTGCATCGCGAGCCGATGGTATGTGGCTTTACGGTGCGCGGACCGGCGCCCGGCCAAGCGTTCACCTTTTCGCTGATTGACATTCACACCGACCCGGACGAAGTCGCGTCGGAAATGAACGCACTCGACGACGTATTCCGCGCCGTACGCGACGATGGCCGTCGTGAGGACGACGTCATCCTGCTGGGAGATTTGAATACCGACGACGGGCACCTCGGCGAGCTAGGCAAAATGCCGTACCTGGTCACGGCCATCTCGAAGACCCCGTCCAATACGCGTGGCAACAAGCTGTACGACAATATTATCTTCGACCGCCGCGCGACGACCGAGTACACCGGCCGGTCGGGCGTGTTGAACTTGATGCGCGAGTATCAGCTTTCGCTGCAAGACGCGCTTGAAGTCTCGGACCATTTCCCGGTGTGGGCCGAATTCAGCGTCTACGAAGGGGGCCAACGCGGCGGGCCCGTGGCCAGCGCCCCTGGCGGAGAGCGAAGCCGATAG
- a CDS encoding amidohydrolase family protein, with translation MQSAENQAGATCDVVIRNGQFFDGANSPAQTADVAIADGKVRAVGTQLPLTGRREIDARGQWVMPGMLDIHTHYDAEVEAMPGLEESVRHGVTTVVMGNCSLSAALGETKDILDLFCRVESLPRDVLSRWLGDSIPWNGVREYYQHLDQLPLGPNVASLLGHSNVRAHVMGMERSLSVAKAEPQEVRQMQKLVEEAIDEGYVGLSIDMLPWHRLDGEPFRGISVPSQHAHPSEYRSLAEPVRASDRVLQATPNALTKSTVATLGMLSTGIGRKPLRTTIVAAMDVKTNRAIYKIATIGGTVLNKFFRANIRWQALAEPFLNYCDGVHTPLFEEFPTGVNAISATSADRKQMFADASYRRDFRRDWESSKARVFHRDLADMWIVSSPVPGQEGKSFDELARAAGKEPLEYFMDLIAEHDSAVRWKTVVTNDRAAPRQFIFAHDTTLPGFNDSGAHARNMAFQDGGLQMLQQVLLNPQLMSIEKAIHKLTGQSAEWLGIDAGFLRPGARADVVVVDPQKLRTGLGAPIEHYDDRLHGAMRMVKRSDGVVRQVLVGGRVAFEDAQFVPEFGRERFGRLLRSQR, from the coding sequence ATGCAGAGTGCAGAAAATCAGGCGGGCGCGACCTGTGATGTCGTGATCCGCAACGGCCAGTTTTTCGACGGCGCCAACTCGCCGGCCCAGACGGCCGACGTGGCGATCGCCGATGGCAAGGTGCGGGCCGTGGGCACGCAATTGCCGTTGACCGGCCGGCGCGAGATCGATGCCCGCGGCCAATGGGTGATGCCCGGCATGCTGGACATCCATACCCATTACGATGCCGAGGTCGAGGCGATGCCTGGCCTGGAGGAGTCGGTACGCCACGGCGTGACGACGGTCGTCATGGGCAATTGCTCGTTGTCGGCGGCCCTGGGCGAGACGAAGGACATTCTCGATCTATTTTGCCGCGTCGAAAGTTTGCCTCGCGACGTACTGTCACGTTGGCTGGGAGATTCGATCCCGTGGAACGGCGTGCGCGAGTATTACCAGCACCTGGATCAATTGCCGCTGGGACCGAATGTGGCCTCGCTGCTGGGGCACTCGAACGTCCGTGCCCACGTGATGGGAATGGAGCGGAGCCTGAGCGTCGCCAAGGCCGAACCGCAAGAAGTTCGCCAGATGCAAAAGCTCGTCGAGGAAGCGATCGACGAAGGCTACGTCGGCCTTTCGATCGATATGCTCCCTTGGCATCGCTTGGATGGCGAACCGTTCCGCGGAATTTCCGTGCCATCGCAACATGCGCATCCCAGCGAATATCGCAGTCTGGCCGAGCCGGTGCGCGCCAGCGATCGCGTGCTGCAGGCCACGCCCAATGCGTTGACCAAGAGCACGGTCGCCACGCTAGGGATGCTCAGCACCGGAATTGGTCGCAAGCCGCTGCGTACGACGATCGTGGCCGCGATGGATGTGAAAACCAATCGTGCGATTTACAAGATCGCCACGATCGGCGGCACGGTTTTGAACAAATTTTTCCGCGCTAATATCCGCTGGCAGGCCCTGGCCGAACCATTTTTGAACTACTGCGACGGCGTCCACACGCCGCTCTTCGAGGAATTTCCGACCGGCGTCAACGCGATCAGCGCCACCAGCGCGGATCGTAAGCAGATGTTCGCGGACGCCAGCTACCGCCGCGATTTCCGTCGCGATTGGGAAAGCTCGAAGGCACGCGTGTTTCACCGCGACCTGGCCGATATGTGGATCGTTTCGTCACCAGTGCCAGGCCAGGAAGGCAAGTCGTTCGACGAATTGGCCCGCGCCGCCGGCAAGGAACCGCTCGAATACTTCATGGACCTGATTGCCGAACACGATTCGGCGGTCCGCTGGAAGACGGTCGTCACGAACGATCGGGCCGCGCCGCGGCAATTCATTTTTGCCCACGATACGACGCTGCCAGGCTTCAACGATTCAGGCGCCCACGCTCGCAACATGGCCTTCCAGGACGGCGGTCTGCAGATGTTGCAGCAGGTACTGCTGAACCCGCAGTTGATGTCGATCGAAAAGGCGATTCACAAGCTCACGGGCCAATCGGCCGAATGGTTGGGGATCGACGCGGGATTTCTGCGCCCGGGCGCCCGGGCGGACGTCGTGGTGGTCGACCCGCAGAAGCTGCGCACCGGTCTGGGTGCGCCGATTGAACATTACGACGATCGGCTACACGGCGCGATGCGGATGGTCAAACGCTCGGACGGCGTGGTGCGGCAAGTCCTGGTCGGCGGGCGAGTGGCCTTCGAGGACGCACAGTTCGTTCCGGAATTCGGTCGCGAACGATTTGGCCGGCTGTTACGCTCGCAGCGTTAA